DNA from Kwoniella dejecticola CBS 10117 chromosome 1, complete sequence:
GTATTATTGACCGAACAGATTCAGAAGTCGCAAAAACCATCAGCGCAAACTATATTGTATCTCTTCGAAGCAGGCTTAAACGTCGCCTTGGAGGACGCCAAGATTCGACCGGAGCTCCGAAGTGCTGTCGACGAGATTGGCTGGAGAGCCGAAAGAGGTAATGCAGGCGCTCAAGTGGCCGAGTGGGtaaagaaggagagaagatTGGTAGAGTGGGGCGTGTGATGAAGTGATCACATGCATCCTCGACGGAGATTGGCTCGTCTGACTCATAGCCTTGTCAGCACATGTGCGGACAGTATAGGCTTCGCCGCTCGTTGGTTCCATCTGCAACCTGGATCGCCCGACTGAAGCCTATATGAATTGCAATGCCTCAGGATCCAGTTGTACCACACACAGCTTGCATAACATCTTGTGTGCCACATCATGCTGCACATCAGTGAATGTATCCGAAAACCTTgtatgatcagctcgacacGAAAGCTGTCTGTCgtcgacatcttgatcgCTGGTCACTGAGGTTTTCGCTCGGCCGTTAGGTTGGCATGCCAGATTCTAAGCCCACCATGTACCTTTTCTTTCACACTTACATTGTACCCGTCGAGCGTCTTGTACCTGGCTTGAAAATTTGTCGCTCCAGCTCGAGATAGAGGATCTACGAAAGATCTGAGGGTGTGCAGATTGTGGTCAAATCGcgcttcgtcttcgcttgTCGTCCTTCTAGAATCGATACGTCGCTCGCCTGGTCCCAATTGAACTCTTGCTTCTCTGCAAGTCTGGAAAGGtgattctggatctggaACGAGATTGACGAAATACCGATCTGGATCTTTCTCATGTTCCAAAACACATGTGCCCGACAACACACGAGGACTTGTCGAAGTCGATTTGTCGTCATcgctgatcatcttcacgTCAATATGATTTAGTATATCATCGAGGTATGGTTCATTCGCAATCGGTGATTCCATCTTAGCGTAATCCGACTGGTATACACCGTACATAGTCTCATTCTCGTAAGCCGATATGATCCGACTATACTGACTTTGGTCAAATGCATTGGTACCATCGAGCGGCTCAGGGGGTTCCTCCGACCCCTCAGTCTTGGTGATAATGAAGCCAAGAGTCGTGTCTTGCGATGGCGATGGAGCCTGTGCGTCGGTATACCTATTGCGACGTATTTATTCTGATCGCGGAGCGAGAAACCAATATCGAATGTATTTGAATCTTTCTCCATATGAGGCTGCAACCTCGAGATGATCTGGCACGCTACCAAAAGTGGTTCTGTGAGTTCTGCTTTTGACCAGTCCGCGTTCTGCTCGAAGCATCTGATATTCTCTTCGTGTATCTCGACAGCCTGATCCGGCAGTTCTTTTCGAGTCCAGGTGTCGGTGTTGGTGGCGATCAGACCAATGGCGCATTTGGTTGCTGTCCCCTCTGAGGGCAAGGGACGACCATTCAGATACCGGAAAGACCCTGCTTGGGTAGCTTGAAATCGTATTGTTTCTAACTCAGCGAATGTATCTTGGCTGCTAGCCCCGGCCCATACTTCCTGCATGGTGCGTTGCGGCTTGTGGGCGCCGGCACAACTATCAGAGCTTCTGTCGCTTGATGTCCCCCATGaacggaggaggaaagacatGATCGTCCCCTTCACAGACATATGTACCAGTACCGGAAGATACAGCCCAGTGTCGGCAAGGAAGGGATGTTTAGTCTCGACCTCACAAGCAAAAGCAAGGGCAAGAACCTCAGAACAATCACGTTTCGATGGCAAGGTGCTGCATGTGTGCGTTGTATTTAGCTTCGGCTCAAGATGTCTCATTGGGCGTGAAATCCTTTCATCTCGGCGAAGGCTCTTTTCGTCATACGTCATTGTATGTAGATATGTGATGATGGATATCAAGCGTCCTTTCTGAACGTTTTGCTTACGACAAGTCATCAGGCTACAATAACACTACGCCTATAATACGTGTTCGTCTAGTATTTCGCCACCTCAGGTTTCTTCGGCAAATATTGTCAGCATTCATGATGCTATAAACACTTTCATTTTCTACCACCCTATCAAGCGCCTTGGAGGTCCAGATGAATGCAAACATCACTCAGAGGACAAATCCGATAAATCTGATGAAGCTGCTCGGGCTCCATCTTCTAATCTCACCTCTGAATGCTTCCCACTGGACTTTCGAGACTTGGTTCCGGCTTTTCGCTTGGTAGGCGTAGGTGCTGGTGCTTTTCCATTGGGCTTGGATCGCGCTCGGGCTGTCGATAGGGCGTCTTGCGTTGAGGCGGACTTGCGGGCCTATCAGTAGGATAAAGGGTATAGGAGGAAATAGGAGATTCGGAGTCGATGAGTAAGGGAGCCACAGGTAAGGAGAAGGTGTGAACTGTAAATTCAGCTAAGTCTTCACCTATCCAAACAATAGGAACGTGAGAGACGATCGCTTACTTTCCGTATCGGCTTGACGTCTCGTTCCTCCTTCacttcttgcttgacctTTTTACTTGCCGAATCTCGCTGTCTGGCTGTGGTAGCTTTGACAGGGGTCGtaacttcctcttcctcgctcagTCCGCTCGATCCATCATCCTGAAGAGATGCACAGTCAGTCTCGACTTACGGGTTAAATCAGGAAAGGGATGCAGACTCACCGAATCACCGCCTTTCGGTCGTTTCTTACTTTGActcccttttccacctttaCTGATCTTCGGCTTAATCTCTACACCATCAGGCATCTTTTGTAATTCCTCCACCAAGGCTGTCGTCCGCCCGCTGACTTCAACATAAACGATTGTAGCAGGTTTGCTGTTGGGCTACATCACAACCAGCGAGCAGAAATGTGCTTGAGCGAAGAATCTCAAGGTGATGCAGAcaagcagactcaccaacGCTAAGAAATCTTTTCCTTTCGGCTTGATATCTTCCCCGCCTTCCTCATCGCTTCGCTGAAGTTCAGCATCCTCAGctttctttttccccttggcttgtttcttgcctttcccccATCTCCAGCGGAATAGCCAGTCTTCTGGGAATTtccgatgatcagcattcaCCTCGACTGCTCGTAATGGTACCGCTCGTAAATGGTGATGCAGATCTTTGATGTTCTGCGCCGACAGGTGGTTGACTGGACATGAGGGGTGGATACGAGCTTGATATAGGACTCTGCAATCAGGGCATGTCAGCAAACCTTCCACCGGTCAAAGCGAGTTCTATGAACAAGCGCTTACTCATCCGCAACCCACTACACCATTAATTATAATGATCAGTAAGTAGAAACCTTTGTGAGGTTATGTCGAAATATCAGAGGCTTCGACTTACATTGCCCACGCCAGCACTGAAGGCTTGATCCATAATCATACCCTTGACAgttcccttcttcttcgctatcagCCCTTCGAATTCCTCGAAAGTAGGGTGATTTAGCACCGGGTCGAAGCCCAACGCTGAAACAGGCGGATGCTCTGTCACtggggaaggaagaagtcttAAACGACCGAGTCGACGTCCTGTATACCGAATgccgagaagaaagcaaTTGTATCAGTTCGAATGAGGCTATGTAGGGGTCTGACTCACCGTCGAGGAACGCTAATTCGACTGGCTCATCACCCACTGACCCTGACTGTGGTTCTAGCTCAAGCACACTAAGCCATTCTGTCAGCCTGAGCGATCACGGATACGAAGCTAAGGAACAAAGAACTGACAATTTGTAGAACTGCAAAGTACGGTTAGTAATATTTCAGCTCCAGGATAATCCGTCAAGATATCAGATTCGCTTACCTTAGGTGGCCATACTTTCGGATTCTCCCTTGGCCTTCTCCTGTACCAAGTCGGTTCTTGACCTTTCAATTGTATCATACCAGTCATGCCGAAATGCATTACCGGAAGTCGCCCTTTACCAGACAGGGTCATCCAGAATCTGCTCAAGGGAATCAGTAATTTGTACAGTGTAGTCTTCTGAAAACTGACGTCTTGCCCTTTCTCTCGCATCCTGTAATCGTTCGTCCGCTTATCTCTTTAGCCTGTAAGAAGTCAGTTTCACCATCTGAACGATCAGCGGGATGTGATGCGTACAAATGTCTCATGATCGTCTCCACCGGTATATACGATCTTATCTTCGGTGctcttcaccttcttgatcttgtatCCTTTGCATGTCTCGTGTATGAGCTTACGAGCTCTTTCGACCTCTGACGTTGACGTCAGCTTAGGTCAGTGACCTGACTCGGCACTTGACACACACCTGGTAGTTCGGGCATATCGTCAAGGCCACCTTTGCCTACTTATACTTATTGCTATCATGAAGGAAAGAGACCTAAATCAAAGTCGAAACACCCGATCTAATCAACCTAATGTTCCTTGATCGGCGCGTACGAACTCAGGCTTCCAGGCACGTCATCATTACGCTCAGACCCGAATATGCCACGTGCAATCATGTTCTGTACGGGAAAACAGTCTCCCATCACAGCTGACAAGGTATGTCTTctccatttcatctcatctttggTGACTGTAAGAAAGTTGATATCAGGGTGGCGACATCACAAGCATCACAGGAATGAGATCCATACCTTATCTCGCGATGGCGAGGCTCGACGCTCGAGCAGAACCGATCCGAAGACGATTCGACTTTTTCGCCCGAATTGCCGTTATCTACTGGTTGTTGAAATATGTCTTCTTGGATGGATTCCGACATGTCAGAGCAAGAGGTATCTTGGGAACCGCCTATGAGGTTCGAAATGCCATACAAGCGGTGAGTTTTCGAATTGTCACCGTTGGGTTTTGTTCGGCTGATGCGATAATGTTTAGATCGTTGTGCGAATAATGCTATCTCTGCCATCGTCTAAAGCGCAATTACGGTTGGAATTAGGTAAAACGCAAGCTGAAATTCGGGAAAAACTGGTTCCTCGAAATTATCCAGATGGAGTGACTTTGACGACTGTCAGAAAGCTGCCGGAACAAGGTAGGAGCAAAGATTGGCTGGAAAGTGAATGGGATaatctgaagaagcttgaaAGGGGTGATGTGGATGCTGGAAGAGTATCTGGAGCAGTCTATCATGTAAATCGAGTTTCAGCGTCCTGACTTGAAAGTCATATGATGCTTACGCATGGTTTATGTGGACTGTAGGGTGGATCAGAGCTGAACGAAGTCATCAATCAAGCTATGGCCAAATTCGTCGTGTCAAATCCACTGCATCCCGATGTCTTTCCCGGTGTTCGAAAGATGGAGAGTGAGGTAGTCAGCATGGTGCTCAACCTGTAAGCACACCTGTATCCTCGAAATTATGGCATGGCTGACAcggatgtcagcttcaacgGACCAAATGGCGCTGGTACCAGTGAGTAGGCAGTAGACCGACTGGAGTGGACATGAGGAGGCACTTGAGACTGATTTCGCTTCATCAGCAACATCCGGAGGCACCGAGTCAATCTTGATGGCGGTCAAGACGTACAGGGACTGGGCCAAAGCGACGAAAGGTATCACCAGACCTGAAATGTACGTATCCTCCCATCTTGGCGGAATCCGCGAAGCCAGTCCGGCTGATGCGCGGTGCATCAACAGGGTCGTACCATCTACCGCCCATGCAGCATTTTGGAAAGCTTCGCAGTacttcaagatcaaattACATGTCATTCCGGTCGACGCAAGTTCGCGGAGAGCAGATGTCAAAGCCATGAAGAGGGCTATGTGAGACGACTGGCCCATGATCTGCTGTTCAACGGCTGACTGATTCTTGCAGCAACCCAAATACCATCATGTTGGTTGGCTCTGCACCGAATTATCCTGATGGTGCTATCGTAAGTCGCTCCTCCTTATGGCATCGGGCCTGCGAGTATCCGCATGTACTGATGCACTTCTACGATAGGATCCCATACCTGCGCTGGCCGGCCTGGCTAGGAAATATGACATAGGATTACACGTGGACTGCTGCTTGGGCTCTTTCATTCTACCGTTCATGGAGAAAGCTGGATTTGGGTCCGATATCGAGCCGTTTGATTTCAGAGTCAAAGGCGTCACTAGTATATCCTGCGACACGGTACGTCCGGAAGTATCCTATCAAAAAGGGGGATTTGGGCTGATTCTGTCTCAACCTACAGCATAAATACGCTTTCTGCCCGAAAGGTCCGTCGCCCTTACATGTGTATGTGAATATAAGTATATCATATCGCTGACGAATCATGGCTCAAATCAGGTTCTTCCGTGATAATGTATCATTCGCCCAAATTGAGGATATACCAATACTACGTCATGATTGACTGGGAAGGTGGAGTGTATGCTAGTCCATCAATGGCCGGATCCAGGTAAGCACCACGAGTCGCTTGCCAAAGGCATACTTGTGCGATAAGCTGACGACCGAGGGCGGGGCCACAGACCTGGCTCGATTTTAGCTGGAGCATGGGCGGTCCTGAATCACATAGgggaagagtgagtcattcCCTCATCTACAATGATTACCTGATTTCCCCTCTGCTGCTCATCTGCCGTCTTTCTGCCTTTCATGCCTCAGTGGGTACACTCAATCATGCCGAGAGATTATAACGGCTTCGCGAACTTTCATACAAGGCCTCAAAGAACGCTTCTCTGAAGATCTATTCGTACTGGGTGATCCAAAAGCCTGTGTAGTGGCTTTCGGCAGTAAGACGCTGAACGTGTACGCCATTGGAGACGGTATGTCCAAGAAAGGATGGCATCTGAGTGCATTGGGAGGCGGAGTTAGCGGTCTTCATATGGCTTTTACGGTGAGCGCACGACGTTGTCCTTTGACAATTGCTACATGTGTGCGCCACGTAGAACTGATGCAGACTTTGATGATATGACAGCGGCTGAGTGCGCAAAAAGTCGATAAATTGTTGGACGATCTGGAAATTGTGATCCAAGAGATTAAAGCATCGCCTGATACCCAGAAAGGCGATCTAGTGGCTTTATACGGTACGTGTAAACCCACACTTTTATAACACATCATTGCAATCCTCAAACAAAAGCTTATGCGAAGGAATGTATATCTTGCACAGGTCTCGGTCAGACGAGTGTGGGACCACATGTCATTGGCAAAGTCGCTGAATGCTTCTTGGACACTTTGTACGAGTAACGCGGCTGAACTCCGAACCGGGTTTTGGTGTTGAGAAGGATTCGGATCTCGTTATGTGATTGCCTGATTTAGTGTGGATAGGGACAATACTCATTACTCATTACTCAGATACATAATTTCATTATATGTATATCCTCTATGTCCGTCCAGTTTGATATCTGCTGTTCCGTATTCAAAGCGGCGAACTATCGTCCCTGTCTGTATCTTGAAGAGGATGCAGGGGGTTTCGGGAGTGATTATATGGGACTTCCTTCCTACGACCGGGAGCGGACATTATCCCTTGGAGTCTATTGAGCTTTCTTTGCCTCAGACGAATGAGCTTGTACGAGACGCATCCGCTCGGTGATCACTGTCGGAAACACTATTAACTTTCGTGTGTCTAATTGGGTTTGAGGGACACCTGAGACCACCTACCCGCTCTATTGAGGGCATCTATCGGTCCATACCCTATAGCAACTACCGTAGCGATGTACAGGAACTTTGTAAGGGTAAAATCCAAATAAATGTCAGTATATCGTGACTGTTCACATCCCGAGCATGGACTCACGCTCTGTAGGCTGGGCACTTGGTGTTGTCGTAATTTGGGTATTATAATCAGAGGCTCAATCACCAGATGCTAACAAACaacctcaaatcagctacatTCCACCCCGTTAGAGTCCAAGAGGATAGGTATGAGGTCGGTCATATGCACTCACGCAAGCAGCCGCGAACCAAGCAGCTGACGGGATCGCCCATGTCCCTATATATCTGTTCACCAAGCTCCTCCCCATATTAGCTACCCCATGGTCCTTCGGAGCGAGGACAAGGAATAGTAAGAGTAACAAGGGATATATCGGGAGTACAGAGACGGATGTCGGAGGCTCGTAGTATTCGATCTTCGGATGTTGGGGCTGTACAATAAGAAGGTTATACAATCATGCAATCGATCAGTCCGTCATTTCGTCATGTCAGGTCCCAGAAAGTGTGATCACAGGccagaaaagaaaagagatcACTGACAACGTCAAAATGGCTCAATGCATCGTTACCTATCTTCTCGATCCTTTTGCCGAACCCACCTTTCCCTAGCTCTACCTGAGTCTTTGCAGCGGGTAAGGGGATGTCTACTTCTATACTCCTAGCTTTGGTAGCTGCTTTAATGCGCAATTTGTCGGATGTCAGCCCGTCGATCGGGACAGACAGCGTCAAGGTTGGAGCTATCGATGATGGCGACGATGGCGAAGGGAGAGGCGAGAGTAGCGGAATGGTGGTGTGTCGCTTGGCTATGGCTACGGCATATCTCGACGATGAGCGAATGACTCCATTGTGTACTGTagattgatgaagctgatttacCCAGCAACAGATCCGGTCTGGCATTAAGCCATCTTCGAATGGTCTCGCTAAGAAATACACAAGCCAATCAGTCGCGCAAAGGCTCATCCACCTGGTGTCGGCGTCTGTGCGCCGTGGTGTCGATAGGGATGGTAGCAATTGACCGCCACTCacatctcagcttccttgactATTGGCGCTGGAACAGTTTGGGACATCGTAGACTTCGGACGATGAGTCCCCTCGAGTCGTCGTTAAGTAGATATGTAGTATGAGGATCTATGATTCGGTGCGCCTATCCAGTCGATACAGAGGACGGGTCAGGCTGTTCACCTGTATCGCAGAGTCGCCGATACTGCTGGTAGGTGTCCTTGAAATGTACTCGAGCTGGTTGTTCCATCTTCTAGCGCATCAAAATGTTGCTACACAGACGTCATCCGAATCTCCAAGGAAGGACGCTTTCCCACGGTGTCATCACGTCTAATCACGTGACTGCTCTCCCCTCCAACGAAAAGTGCTGCCATTTTGTAGTCTGTAGTTGGGACATCCGGTTATGAACACGCTCGAGCAGGTGGGCGAGCTTGAGTGGGAAAGGTGGGTGGTTGAGGCATGTCAGCCAGGATCGAAGACGTCGTTGCATGGTGAGAGGATTTCTCGAACTTGGATATGGAGTTGTGGAACTCCGAATCGGACGCCCCCGTTTTGCCGAGTTGTTTCTATTTTGTTCCGCCCCTTGGCAAGTGGAAGCGAGGTGAATTTCTTCAATGCTAAgcattcctcttcctcgacaaCCGCATCTTGGATGCCCCTTGACCTTGCGGATGCTTTTTGATAGCCGCAAGATTGATGGCGAACTTCCCTGGTTACATGGAGATTCCGTAATCTCCCGCAGCTACCGCCGGCGCCACGATTGGAATTACAGCTTGTCACGACTTAGCATGCTAAGACTCTTGGTGTTTACCTAACTTGCTCCCATGAGCTCGTTAAATGTCCCGTCTGCAGAGACGACTCGGCAAATGGATCTAGGGGAGACCATAGGGGCTATGCAAACTGCCGATTGGTCTCTCGTGTTCCCAACAGGAAAGGAACCGTTCCTATCCATAAGGAGTGACCCCAAAATGCAGCATCCCATAGGCATAGGCAAATTGGGACTGCTTCTGCAATCGCCGTGAACAAGCACAACGAATAGACGACCGACAACACGCACTGGAAACGGATTTGACCGAAAGCTATGCATGTGATGACATCGGCTTCTCGCAACGATTCAAACACTTCATGCATTATTTCGGGCGCCATGGATGATGTTGTTATGCTTAGGATGAAGATTGGACAAGGAAAAATACCTCATCAGCAGCCCCACCGTAATGAGCAAAGTGGCTGCCATGCAAGATGCATGTAAATTCGATTTTTTTGGCCATGCATGCCGTTTTTGCTGATTTAGGAACGAAACGTGAGGTAATTGGCTGACTGAACTGACGTAAATTTTGTCAGGTGCAGGAAATGACTCAAACCGGCTATGAACGCTTTTTTCCGTCAGCGGTAACGTTCTAAAAAGGGAACGACGTCACCATTAGTGCGTCACTTAGACTGAATCGTCTCTCGAGGTTCATGTGGTCCCATGcaggggaaaaggggaatACATGGGAAACCATAAGGGCACAGACTGCGGTATTGGAGACTGGGCGATTCCTGTATTCTTGGGGGTCCGGGGCGGCATCGAAAGTACAGGGGCAAAAAGGGGCTGCCGAACCTAGAGAAAAAAGCTattttctgcttctgatcACAGAAGAGCGAGGGACCAAACATCGCATCGTCGCCTCATCCGGTTGAGCCGGAAAGAGTAGGAAAACAACTTTTTACTCAGAGCAAACGTAGCTCGATCTTTCACATATATAAACGAAGCTTCCACTGCTCAGGCTCATGGGAGGTTGCTATCCCCTCCTTTGGCATAATCCATAATCGAACAACCCcacaaacaaacaaactCACAAACAAATCTTCCTGTAGATAATTCAGTTGGCACGGATTGGAGTACTCCCAAATTTGTACGTATATGATCTCATACTACGACTGTTGGAACGAGTGAACGTACGTGGGTTCTCCAAGGGGAACTACCGATCGGAGATGTCCTTTTCTCGTACATCTCCACACCGTAAATTATGGTTTATCCATTCATTTTCGCTCGTGGTCATTTGATCAAAAGTCACGCGCCCATGCAAAATTATTTTATTTTGGGCTGACATCATTGCCCTCTCTTTCCTACTTGTGCTGATCTCCTACCTTTCCGCCTTCATCTCACACTCTATTTGATCTCAGATTTTCGGTTTTTGCCTAGACTCTGATCGCCCACACACCATACGCAAGTCTGGTCAGTCATAATACACCCACGTCActtcctgctcttcgtctttcgaTTCCATTTTCACCATTCTCACTTCACATATATAACAAGAGTATCCTGTTCTAATCTTTTTGTCTTATACAGCCGACAGCAGGATTGGTGAACATACAAGTACTCCGAAGCCCTCTTTAGTTCAAACAACCAAGAAGCAACATTTCAACATGGGCGGTGGTGCAGCAGCAGGAGGAGACTTCGATGCTCTTCTTACTCAAACCCAGAATCAAGGATGGAGAGGACTTTTCAAGAACAGTCGAGCCCTAGGTTTGgctctcttcgcttccttgGGAGGTAAGCTCAGTCCAGCTTGTTATGATTATTCGCGCTGACTCGATGGTCGTAGGTGTGCTCTATGGTTATAATCAAGGTGTATTTGGTCAAGTTCAAGTCATGCAAAACTTTGTCGACCGATACACTGCTACTGTAAGTTTCCGCCCCGGACGATCAGCTTGGGACCACACCGTGATGACAGATGTTGACTTCCGTGATTTCCAGTTGACGAACACAGATACTAAAGGTCTTTTGACTTCTATTCTTGAATTGGGTGCTATGATCGGTTCTTTGATCGCTGGTCCCTTGGCTGATAAATACTCGCGAAAGGTGAGCAGATCCGCTCACCGCGACCCTTGATGTTTAGCTCAGACTGATCCAACGATCGTCATAGTACTCTATTTCTGGATGGTGTTTGATTTTTATGATTGGTACCGCTGTACAAACCGGTGCCAACGATAGCGTAGCCTGTATCTATGGTCAGTTGACGAAGTATCAATATTTCGATTTAATCACAGTAAACTGATTGCTTGTCCATTCGCAGTCGGTCGATTCATTGGTGGTCTAGGTGTCGGTGCTCTTTCGATGCTTGTGCCTATGTTCAACGCCGAACTTGCTCCACCTGGTATCCGAGGTTCATTGGTCGCGCTGCAGCAGCTTGCGATCACTTTCGGTATCTTGGTCTCCTACTGGATCGGATACGGTACCAACTGTGAGTCTATAGCAATATTGGTGGCGTTAcacaaagctgacttgaagCAATCTAGACATCGGTGGTACTGGTGCGAGCCAGAAACAAGCCGCTTGGAGAGTGCCTCTCGGTATCCAGCTTGTGCCTGCTGCAATCCTGCTCGTAGGAGCGATCTTTATGCCTTTCTCGCCTAGATGGCTTATGCTCAAAGGTCAGCCGCAATTTCTTATGACGAAAAGCCTTCATTGATATTCATTTTACGATGAACAGGTCGAGAGGAGGAATGTCTCGAAAACCTCGCCAAGCTTCGACACGCCCCTCCTGAGGCTCCCGAGGTGCAATACGAGTTCCGAGCccttcaagctgaacgacTCGTCGAACAGGAAGCTGCTAAGGAGAGATACGGCGCCAACGATGTCACTCTTCGGGTTACGCTCTCAGAATACAAGCGATTGCTTACCACCAAACCCCTTTTACATCGATTGATGCTTGGTGCTGGTGCCCAGGCTCTTCAACAGTGGACCGGTATCAATGCTATCATCTACTACGCCCCTACCATTTTCGAATCTATCGGTTTGACCGGTAACACCATCGGTCTTCTTGCCACTGGTGTAGTCGGTATCGTAAACTTCGTATTCACCGTTCCTGCTGTACTCTTTGTCGACAACGTGAGTGACCTGGAGTCAATGTTGTTGGTCTCCTGTGCTGACCGTGACTTATCCATCCATAGTTTGGTAGAAAACCTATCCTTGCTTGGGGTTCCGCTAACATGGCCATCTCCCACGCCACGGTCGCTGCTATCTTCGCCGTATATGGCCCAGATTACTCCAACAAAGCTGCCGGTAATGCCGCCGTTTTCATGATCTACTGGTACATTGCCAACTTCGCTGTCACTTGGGGACCTCTCGCTTGGGTTGTGTCTGCCGAGGTGTTCCCTCTTGACATGAGAGCCAAGGGAATGAGTATCTCATCCGCCACCAACTGGCTTGTGAGTCACTCTGCCCGAGCACGCCGATACTAAGATTCGAAATATACTGATAATGGATGGCTATTTAGATGAATTTCACTGTAGCTATGGTCACTCCTCACATGCTGGAGACGATCACCTACAAGACTTACATCGTCTTCATGg
Protein-coding regions in this window:
- a CDS encoding formamidopyrimidine-DNA glycosylase; this encodes MPELPEVERARKLIHETCKGYKIKKVKSTEDKIVYTGGDDHETFAKEISGRTITGCERKGKTFWMTLSGKGRLPVMHFGMTGMIQLKGQEPTWYRRRPRENPKVWPPKFYKFVLELEPQSGSVGDEPVELAFLDGRRLGRLRLLPSPVTEHPPVSALGFDPVLNHPTFEEFEGLIAKKKGTVKGMIMDQAFSAGVGNWVADEVLYQARIHPSCPVNHLSAQNIKDLHHHLRAVPLRAVEVNADHRKFPEDWLFRWRWGKGKKQAKGKKKAEDAELQRSDEEGGEDIKPKGKDFLALPNSKPATIVYVEVSGRTTALVEELQKMPDGVEIKPKISKGGKGSQSKKRPKGGDSDDGSSGLSEEEEVTTPVKATTARQRDSASKKVKQEVKEERDVKPIRKARKSASTQDALSTARARSKPNGKAPAPTPTKRKAGTKSRKSSGKHSEVRLEDGARAASSDLSDLSSE